The proteins below are encoded in one region of Thermodesulfobacteriota bacterium:
- the msrB gene encoding peptide-methionine (R)-S-oxide reductase MsrB: MRKYIIIAAVLLLFVGFKYAAFNNYSQNTSEAAEEKTSAKLSKEELKEKLTPLQYKVTQEDATERAFSNEYWDNKKPGIYVDIVSGEPLFSSTDKYKSGTGWPSFTQPLVEENIVEVEDFKLLMKRTEVRSKNADSHLGHVFNDGPDPTGLRYCINSASLRFIPAEDLKKEGYEEYVVLFE, from the coding sequence ATGAGAAAATATATAATAATTGCAGCAGTTTTACTTTTGTTTGTGGGGTTTAAATATGCTGCGTTTAATAACTATTCGCAAAATACTTCTGAAGCGGCCGAAGAAAAAACTTCTGCCAAATTATCAAAGGAAGAATTAAAGGAAAAACTAACACCGCTTCAGTATAAAGTCACGCAAGAAGATGCCACTGAAAGAGCATTTAGTAATGAATACTGGGATAACAAAAAACCTGGTATATATGTTGATATTGTATCAGGTGAGCCGCTATTTAGCTCAACTGACAAGTATAAATCAGGAACTGGTTGGCCAAGTTTTACTCAGCCTCTAGTAGAAGAGAATATTGTTGAAGTAGAAGATTTCAAGCTACTAATGAAGAGAACTGAGGTTAGAAGTAAGAATGCAGATTCTCACTTGGGGCATGTGTTTAATGATGGCCCTGATCCAACTGGGCTTAGGTACTGTATAAACTCAGCATCACTAAGATTTATTCCTGCTGAAGATCTCAAAAAAGAAGGTTATGAAGAATATGTAGTGCTATTTGAATAA
- a CDS encoding MarR family winged helix-turn-helix transcriptional regulator: MNDSQIGPLIERIGNLLRSEQRVAGADLGLQAVHLQILSYLSLCNRYSNTPAGVTEYIGATKGTISQSINVLEGKGFIEKVPDSQDGRITHLELSKIGRSFIHNNSPLKEFSNTFKEFDDKDSARLSEILTELLTMLQRKNNGRLFGVCHTCKYFNRNGLGKSHQCGLTLEPLSDKESLQICREHEKPILEAV, translated from the coding sequence ATGAATGACTCACAGATAGGGCCTCTAATAGAAAGGATAGGAAATTTGCTTAGATCTGAGCAAAGGGTTGCTGGGGCTGACTTAGGCCTTCAGGCAGTCCATCTACAAATCCTAAGTTATCTCTCACTTTGCAATCGATACAGTAATACTCCTGCAGGTGTCACTGAATATATCGGCGCTACAAAGGGAACAATTTCTCAAAGCATTAATGTTTTAGAGGGTAAGGGCTTTATAGAAAAAGTGCCGGATTCACAGGATGGTAGAATTACTCATTTGGAACTGAGTAAAATTGGCAGATCATTTATTCATAATAATTCTCCTCTAAAAGAGTTTTCAAATACTTTTAAAGAATTCGATGATAAAGACTCTGCTAGACTCTCAGAAATACTTACGGAGCTATTAACTATGCTTCAGCGTAAGAACAATGGCAGACTATTTGGGGTATGTCATACATGTAAATATTTTAATCGAAATGGTCTTGGCAAATCCCACCAGTGTGGGCTTACTTTAGAGCCACTATCAGACAAAGAATCTCTGCAAATATGCAGGGAGCATGAAAAGCCTATCCTAGAAGCCGTCTGA